The following proteins are co-located in the Gordonia polyisoprenivorans genome:
- a CDS encoding queuosine precursor transporter — protein MTATDTRTNRAVFATVSSHYLPMLTALFVGVMLISNITGTKGVLLFDQWLHLDLGPFHLNGLVTDGAFYLFPLAYVLGDVISEVYGFKTMRRVILAGFVVLLIASACFWLTIHLPAAPFYSNQESFKAVAGVVPQFLLAGLLGYLAGEFLNSFVLVKMKERAGERRLWARLLGSTVVGEFADTLVFCSVAASALGISTWGDFWNYTIVGFLWKTLVEIIIMPITYLVCAWLKKAEPTYVTALAEAHATPS, from the coding sequence ATGACCGCGACCGACACGCGTACCAACCGCGCGGTCTTCGCGACCGTGTCGAGCCACTATCTACCGATGCTGACCGCGCTGTTCGTCGGGGTCATGCTCATCAGCAACATCACCGGCACCAAGGGTGTGCTGCTGTTCGACCAGTGGTTGCATCTCGATCTCGGCCCGTTCCACCTCAACGGCCTGGTCACCGACGGCGCCTTTTATCTGTTCCCGCTTGCCTACGTACTCGGCGACGTCATCAGCGAGGTGTACGGCTTCAAGACGATGCGACGGGTGATTCTCGCCGGATTCGTCGTCCTGCTGATCGCCTCCGCATGCTTCTGGCTGACCATTCACCTCCCGGCCGCCCCGTTCTATTCCAATCAGGAATCATTCAAAGCCGTCGCCGGGGTGGTACCGCAGTTCTTGTTGGCCGGACTACTCGGATATCTCGCCGGCGAATTCCTCAACTCCTTTGTCCTGGTGAAGATGAAGGAACGCGCCGGAGAACGGCGACTGTGGGCTCGGCTACTCGGCTCCACCGTCGTCGGCGAATTCGCCGACACCCTGGTGTTCTGTTCGGTCGCCGCGTCGGCGCTGGGCATCTCGACCTGGGGAGACTTCTGGAACTACACCATCGTCGGATTCTTGTGGAAGACCTTGGTCGAGATCATCATCATGCCCATCACCTATCTGGTGTGCGCATGGTTGAAGAAGGCCGAGCCAACTTATGTGACGGCTCTTGCGGAGGCACACGCGACCCCGTCGTGA
- the mca gene encoding mycothiol conjugate amidase Mca — MAVHAHPDDESSKGAATSAKYAAEGNDVLIVTLTGGERGDILNPAMDRPGVKERMSEVRKEEMAKAAAALGVQQQWLGFVDSGLPEGDPPPPLPEGSFATLPLEVPTEALVKLVREFRPHVMITYDERGGYPHPDHIMCHKVSVAAFESAGDPDAYPGTGEPWTVSKLYYTHGFIRDRMILFSDEFERHGQESPFKEWLSKWDSSRGDLMARVTTQVECGKYFPQRDEALRAHATQIDPNGMFFAVPLEWQQRLWPTEEFELAQTRVTTSIPESDLFAGLEANSEVSR; from the coding sequence ATGGCGGTGCATGCCCACCCCGACGACGAATCCAGCAAGGGGGCGGCGACGTCGGCGAAATACGCCGCGGAGGGCAACGACGTTCTCATCGTGACGCTGACCGGCGGTGAGCGCGGTGACATCCTCAACCCTGCGATGGATCGTCCGGGCGTCAAGGAGCGGATGAGCGAGGTCCGCAAGGAAGAGATGGCCAAGGCCGCCGCGGCGCTCGGTGTGCAGCAACAGTGGCTCGGTTTCGTCGACTCCGGGCTACCCGAGGGCGATCCGCCACCGCCACTGCCGGAGGGGTCGTTCGCCACCCTGCCGCTCGAGGTGCCCACCGAAGCGCTCGTGAAGCTCGTCCGCGAGTTCCGGCCGCACGTGATGATCACCTACGACGAGCGCGGCGGATACCCCCATCCCGACCACATCATGTGCCACAAGGTGTCGGTCGCCGCTTTCGAGTCCGCCGGTGACCCCGATGCCTACCCCGGGACCGGTGAACCGTGGACCGTCTCGAAGCTCTACTACACCCACGGCTTCATCCGGGACCGGATGATCCTGTTCTCCGACGAGTTCGAACGCCACGGGCAGGAGAGCCCGTTCAAGGAGTGGCTGAGCAAGTGGGACTCCAGCCGCGGCGACCTGATGGCGCGGGTGACCACCCAGGTCGAGTGCGGCAAGTACTTTCCTCAACGTGACGAGGCGTTGCGTGCGCACGCCACCCAGATCGACCCGAACGGGATGTTCTTCGCGGTCCCGCTCGAGTGGCAGCAGCGTCTGTGGCCGACCGAGGAGTTCGAGCTGGCGCAGACCCGTGTGACCACCTCGATTCCCGAGAGCGATCTGTTCGCCGGGCTCGAGGCGAACAGCGAGGTTTCCCGATGA
- a CDS encoding TetR/AcrR family transcriptional regulator — MPRPLVIGEADLLDNLLRAFADLGFEGASVRALCRHLGISHNLIHSRYQSKEAAWYAAVDHGFAQLFSDLTIESDESDDDPLELLRIGMRKYALATLDHPALARIIQQESARPGPRFEYMLERYITPTRELTAALLEELQSAQVIRAGAVEAVYFFLTTWGIGGLASTTAQIRGRESLRSSDVALLAVDVVIDGLRQK, encoded by the coding sequence ATGCCCCGTCCTCTGGTCATCGGTGAGGCCGACCTCCTCGACAATCTGTTGCGCGCATTCGCCGATCTCGGCTTCGAGGGTGCGAGCGTGCGCGCCCTGTGCCGGCACCTCGGTATCAGCCACAACCTCATTCACAGTCGGTACCAGTCGAAGGAAGCGGCATGGTATGCGGCAGTCGATCATGGTTTCGCGCAGCTCTTCTCGGACTTGACCATCGAGTCCGACGAATCCGATGACGACCCGCTGGAACTGCTGCGGATCGGAATGCGCAAGTACGCCTTGGCAACTCTCGATCATCCCGCGCTGGCGCGGATCATCCAACAGGAATCGGCACGTCCGGGCCCGCGATTCGAATACATGTTGGAGCGATACATCACCCCGACCCGGGAACTCACGGCGGCGCTGCTCGAAGAACTGCAGAGTGCCCAGGTCATACGCGCCGGCGCGGTCGAGGCGGTCTACTTCTTCCTGACGACATGGGGGATCGGCGGCCTCGCGAGCACCACCGCGCAGATCCGGGGACGCGAGTCGCTGCGCAGTAGTGACGTCGCGTTGCTGGCGGTCGACGTGGTGATCGACGGGCTGCGCCAGAAGTAG
- a CDS encoding histidine phosphatase family protein: MSTDRTRRRVLLIRHGQTEWSLSDQHTGRTDIDLTAKGEQDAAALRGITERIGLHQPFVFASPRRRTQRTAELAGLSVDETSELFAEWDYGDYEGLTRVQIQADHDPTWAIWTHGAPGGESVADMTTRVDAAVDRVESQLGSSDVVVVSHGHFSRSFICRFLRWPIGQGADIDLRPAGSALLAEAGGDRRLSELRGPVGEWATPTSI; this comes from the coding sequence GTGTCCACCGATCGCACCCGCCGCCGTGTTCTGCTCATCCGCCACGGACAGACCGAATGGTCGCTGTCCGATCAGCACACCGGGCGCACCGACATCGACCTGACCGCCAAAGGCGAGCAGGATGCCGCGGCACTGAGGGGCATCACCGAGCGCATCGGTTTGCACCAGCCGTTCGTGTTCGCCTCTCCCCGACGCCGCACCCAGCGGACCGCCGAACTCGCCGGCCTCAGCGTCGATGAGACCAGCGAGTTGTTCGCGGAGTGGGACTACGGCGACTACGAGGGGTTGACCCGCGTGCAGATCCAGGCGGATCACGATCCGACATGGGCGATCTGGACCCACGGCGCACCCGGTGGCGAATCGGTCGCGGACATGACCACACGAGTCGACGCCGCCGTCGATCGCGTCGAAAGTCAGCTCGGCTCAAGTGATGTGGTGGTGGTGTCGCACGGGCACTTCTCGCGGTCGTTCATCTGCCGATTCCTGCGATGGCCCATCGGCCAAGGCGCCGACATCGACTTGCGGCCGGCGGGTTCGGCGCTGCTCGCCGAGGCGGGCGGCGATCGCCGACTGTCCGAATTGCGTGGGCCCGTGGGCGAATGGGCCACACCCACATCAATCTGA
- a CDS encoding thioredoxin domain-containing protein: MTSESSATRNELGAATSPYLRQHADNPVHWREWGDDALVEAARRDVPVLLSVGYAACHWCHVMAHESFEDEATAAQMNAEFVCIKVDREERPDIDAIYMNATVAMTGQGGWPMTCFLTPGGEPFYCGTYFPDSPRNGMPSFRQLLTAITEAWTQRRDEVSGVGRKVRDHLHANASALPAGALDVDDRLLTHAVNSVLGEEDRESGGFGGAPKFPPSALLEALLRHTEYTGTPEALDAVRRTCDAMARGGIHDQLAGGFARYAVDNDWVVPHFEKMLYDNAQLLRVYAHLARITGDPLATRVTGEIVEFLRRDLRVPGGFASALDADAAGVEGSTYVWTPAQLTEVLGDPDGRWAAELFGVTESGTFEHGTSTLRLRLDPDGFDTHAVRQRFDDVRRRLLAARADRPQPARDDKVVTGWNAIAVTALAEAGAGLGHPEWIDLAREVAATLLAEHVRGGRLRRASLGGVIGDPVAALDDHAALVTALLTLHQVTGEISHREQALELLDITIEIFADPDEPGSWYDAAGTDLIARPRDPIDGATPAGASLLAEALFAASALADTARAARYAELLDATLGRGAVLLAKLPRSAGQWLAVAQARAAGPLQIAVSQTPGSTGELAAQARTFAPGGSIVVAGQRDSLPLLEDRGPVSGVDAAYVCRGTVCDLPVTDGQALRTALG; encoded by the coding sequence ATGACCAGTGAGTCCAGCGCTACGCGCAATGAACTCGGGGCGGCGACCAGCCCCTATCTGCGTCAGCACGCCGACAACCCGGTGCACTGGCGCGAGTGGGGTGACGATGCGCTCGTCGAGGCTGCCCGCCGGGACGTCCCGGTCCTGCTGTCGGTCGGGTACGCCGCATGCCACTGGTGTCATGTGATGGCGCACGAATCGTTCGAGGACGAGGCGACCGCCGCACAGATGAACGCCGAGTTCGTGTGCATCAAGGTCGATCGTGAAGAGCGGCCCGACATCGACGCGATCTACATGAACGCCACCGTCGCCATGACCGGGCAGGGCGGTTGGCCGATGACCTGCTTTCTCACGCCCGGCGGGGAGCCGTTCTACTGCGGCACGTACTTTCCGGACTCGCCGCGCAACGGCATGCCGTCTTTCCGGCAACTCCTCACCGCCATCACCGAGGCGTGGACGCAACGGCGCGACGAGGTCTCCGGAGTCGGTCGCAAGGTTCGAGATCATCTGCACGCCAACGCCTCGGCGTTGCCGGCCGGGGCACTCGACGTCGATGATCGGCTCCTCACGCACGCGGTGAACAGCGTCCTCGGCGAGGAGGACCGGGAGTCCGGCGGATTCGGCGGAGCACCGAAGTTCCCGCCGTCGGCGCTGCTCGAAGCGTTGCTGCGGCACACCGAATACACCGGAACGCCCGAGGCCCTCGACGCGGTCCGCCGCACGTGTGATGCCATGGCGCGCGGCGGTATCCACGACCAGCTCGCCGGCGGGTTCGCCCGCTACGCGGTCGACAACGACTGGGTTGTACCGCATTTCGAGAAGATGCTCTACGACAACGCGCAGTTGTTGCGGGTGTACGCGCATCTGGCGCGCATCACCGGCGATCCTCTGGCCACCCGCGTCACCGGTGAGATCGTGGAGTTCCTCCGACGGGACCTACGGGTGCCCGGGGGCTTCGCGTCCGCGCTCGACGCCGATGCCGCAGGCGTCGAAGGATCGACCTATGTGTGGACGCCGGCGCAATTGACCGAGGTGCTCGGCGACCCGGACGGCCGTTGGGCCGCAGAACTTTTCGGTGTGACCGAGTCGGGGACCTTCGAACACGGTACCTCGACCCTGCGGTTGCGGCTCGACCCCGACGGATTCGACACCCATGCCGTTCGACAACGATTCGACGACGTACGCCGACGGCTGCTGGCCGCGCGTGCCGATCGGCCCCAACCGGCCCGCGACGACAAAGTGGTCACCGGCTGGAACGCGATCGCCGTCACCGCCCTGGCAGAGGCAGGCGCAGGGCTCGGTCACCCGGAATGGATCGACCTCGCACGTGAGGTTGCCGCGACGCTACTCGCCGAGCACGTCCGAGGCGGCCGATTGCGCCGGGCGTCGCTCGGTGGCGTCATCGGCGATCCCGTTGCCGCACTGGATGATCACGCAGCGCTGGTTACCGCGTTGCTGACCCTGCACCAGGTGACCGGCGAGATCTCCCATCGGGAGCAGGCGCTGGAACTCTTGGACATCACGATCGAGATCTTCGCCGACCCCGACGAGCCGGGAAGCTGGTACGACGCGGCGGGTACCGACCTGATCGCACGACCCCGCGACCCGATCGACGGGGCCACTCCCGCAGGTGCGTCACTGCTGGCCGAGGCATTGTTCGCCGCGTCGGCACTGGCCGATACCGCTCGCGCCGCGCGCTACGCGGAATTGCTTGACGCCACTCTCGGCCGGGGTGCGGTGCTGTTGGCGAAACTTCCGCGCTCGGCCGGCCAGTGGCTCGCGGTGGCACAGGCGCGCGCCGCCGGGCCATTGCAGATCGCGGTCTCCCAGACGCCGGGCAGCACCGGGGAACTCGCCGCCCAGGCTCGGACCTTCGCTCCCGGAGGATCGATCGTCGTTGCCGGTCAACGGGATTCGCTGCCGCTACTGGAAGATCGCGGGCCCGTCTCAGGTGTCGATGCCGCCTATGTGTGCAGAGGTACGGTGTGTGATCTCCCGGTCACCGACGGGCAGGCGCTGCGCACTGCGCTGGGGTGA
- a CDS encoding patatin-like phospholipase family protein, with translation MTTAIVLGGGGLVGIGWMTGVLAALEEAGAVRLGDAAAVIGTSAGSAVGTAILQSGSAADQFDIMVRASRRNAELGPEGDVASALEAFFEVATSGAPRAERARRFVELSHTHAGTEPDRRRAAVRGRYTSEFWPPNLQITALREDGELTVFTTEERTVPDGARCVEGVDLTDAVTASCAVPGIWPTVTIGGAEYIDGGSFSPTNAHLAAGFDEVIVIAPMLDDPDTVAPQVATVLAAARVITPSQRSAAGFGTNPLDPDIRGVAAVLGYDDGVLALTLSEWSAAV, from the coding sequence ATGACGACAGCAATCGTGCTCGGCGGTGGCGGTCTGGTCGGTATCGGCTGGATGACCGGCGTGCTCGCTGCACTGGAGGAGGCCGGCGCGGTGCGCCTCGGTGACGCCGCCGCAGTGATCGGCACCTCCGCGGGATCGGCAGTCGGTACGGCCATTCTTCAATCAGGCTCGGCCGCCGATCAATTCGACATCATGGTGCGCGCGTCACGGCGCAATGCAGAGCTGGGGCCCGAGGGTGACGTCGCCTCGGCGCTCGAGGCGTTCTTCGAGGTGGCCACATCCGGCGCACCGCGCGCCGAGCGGGCCCGGCGATTCGTCGAACTGTCACACACTCACGCCGGCACGGAACCGGACCGCCGTCGAGCCGCGGTCCGCGGCCGGTACACCTCCGAGTTCTGGCCGCCGAACCTGCAGATCACGGCACTGCGCGAGGATGGCGAACTCACCGTCTTCACCACCGAGGAGCGCACGGTGCCCGACGGAGCGCGATGCGTCGAAGGCGTTGACCTGACCGATGCGGTGACCGCGAGTTGCGCCGTCCCCGGTATCTGGCCGACCGTCACCATCGGCGGCGCCGAGTACATCGACGGCGGATCGTTCTCGCCCACCAACGCCCACCTGGCCGCCGGGTTCGACGAGGTCATCGTCATCGCGCCGATGCTCGACGATCCCGATACCGTCGCCCCGCAGGTCGCGACCGTCCTGGCCGCAGCGCGCGTGATCACCCCGTCGCAACGTTCGGCAGCCGGTTTCGGAACCAACCCCCTTGATCCCGACATCCGTGGTGTGGCAGCGGTTCTCGGCTACGACGACGGCGTCCTCGCGCTCACGTTGTCGGAGTGGTCGGCGGCGGTGTGA
- a CDS encoding DUF4307 domain-containing protein encodes MNSSDGGTPPGSDLQDRPQSGPRATYPVAQSASSRRLWFIALSVLVVVVGVILAVIGYHKFADPDVSGQATGYDILNSSTVAVQFTVNRADPSQPVACVIRARSKDGSETGRREVLIGPGQVQEGHRVEVKTSEPPVIGEVFGCSTSVPAYLTAPPSAGSAG; translated from the coding sequence GTGAACAGTTCAGACGGGGGCACGCCACCGGGCTCCGACCTGCAGGATCGCCCGCAGAGCGGCCCGCGGGCGACCTATCCCGTCGCGCAATCGGCGTCGAGCCGTCGACTGTGGTTCATCGCACTGTCGGTGCTCGTCGTGGTCGTCGGCGTCATCCTCGCGGTGATCGGGTACCACAAATTCGCCGATCCGGACGTCTCCGGTCAGGCCACCGGATACGACATCCTCAACTCGTCGACCGTTGCGGTGCAGTTCACGGTGAACCGCGCCGATCCGTCACAGCCGGTCGCCTGTGTCATCCGAGCCCGCTCCAAGGATGGGTCGGAGACCGGACGCCGCGAGGTGCTGATCGGCCCCGGACAGGTACAAGAAGGACACCGGGTCGAGGTGAAGACCTCCGAGCCACCGGTGATCGGTGAGGTGTTCGGCTGCTCGACGAGCGTGCCCGCGTATCTGACCGCACCGCCGTCGGCAGGATCGGCCGGATGA
- the greA gene encoding transcription elongation factor GreA has protein sequence MTDTQVTWLTQESYDRLKGELDSLIANRPVIAAEINERREEGDLKENGGYHAAREEQGQQEARIRQLQELLNNAKVGEAPTQSGVALPGSVVTVYYDGDENDTETFLIATREEGAQGGKLETYSPSSPLGAALIDTKVGETREYTVPSGATVKVTLVKAEPYHS, from the coding sequence ATGACCGACACCCAGGTGACCTGGCTGACCCAGGAGTCCTACGACCGCCTCAAGGGCGAGCTGGATTCCCTGATCGCCAACCGTCCGGTCATTGCTGCGGAGATCAACGAGCGTCGTGAAGAGGGTGACCTCAAGGAGAACGGCGGCTACCACGCTGCCCGCGAAGAGCAGGGCCAGCAGGAGGCGCGTATCCGCCAGTTGCAGGAACTCCTGAACAACGCCAAGGTCGGCGAGGCACCCACCCAGTCGGGTGTTGCGCTGCCCGGTTCGGTCGTGACCGTCTACTACGACGGCGACGAGAACGACACCGAGACCTTCTTGATCGCCACCCGCGAGGAAGGTGCTCAAGGCGGGAAGCTGGAGACCTACTCCCCCAGCTCCCCGCTCGGCGCTGCGCTGATCGACACCAAGGTCGGCGAAACCCGCGAATACACCGTCCCCAGCGGGGCGACGGTGAAGGTGACGCTGGTCAAGGCCGAGCCCTACCACAGCTGA
- a CDS encoding DUF7064 domain-containing protein: MITVVDEQMHPPADQRSWQESYYFNWADVDGRSFGLTRIGVNPADGKADALLILVRDGQLEYVYPGVGIAVTAEDRSVPVERGLAVGRLSYTMREPFQRWRIELTGPTEVALTWTAAGPPHDFTELRDATDGAHHFEQVGTVEGTIGIGGQTRRVEALGHRDKSWGVRDWASITGWEWLTAQFGPDFAFNATLALLASSDEPAGFVFRDGENRAVTAIDVDYTWGRVPQVPESARIFMRDETGATYEITATAIAQVPLVKKGLFLQETHARFETVLDGVPRRGHGVLEHAWHADRRQIARRIPDLARVVGAGLKGRLR, encoded by the coding sequence GTGATCACAGTTGTCGATGAACAAATGCACCCTCCCGCCGACCAGCGGTCCTGGCAGGAGAGTTACTACTTCAATTGGGCCGACGTCGACGGCCGGTCCTTCGGACTGACCCGCATCGGGGTGAACCCGGCCGATGGAAAGGCCGACGCACTGCTCATCCTGGTCCGCGACGGACAGCTCGAATACGTCTATCCGGGTGTCGGTATCGCCGTCACCGCCGAGGATCGGTCGGTACCGGTCGAGCGAGGGCTGGCTGTGGGCAGGCTCTCGTACACCATGCGTGAGCCGTTCCAACGGTGGCGGATCGAGCTGACCGGCCCCACCGAGGTCGCACTGACATGGACGGCGGCGGGTCCGCCGCACGACTTCACCGAGCTGCGCGACGCCACCGATGGTGCCCACCATTTCGAGCAGGTCGGCACCGTCGAGGGCACCATCGGAATCGGCGGACAGACACGCCGGGTGGAGGCTCTGGGTCATCGGGACAAGTCGTGGGGTGTGCGCGATTGGGCGTCGATCACCGGATGGGAATGGCTGACAGCACAATTCGGACCCGATTTCGCGTTCAACGCAACCCTGGCACTGCTTGCGAGCAGCGACGAACCCGCCGGATTCGTGTTCCGTGACGGCGAGAATCGAGCGGTCACCGCGATCGACGTCGACTACACCTGGGGTCGGGTGCCGCAGGTGCCGGAGTCCGCGCGAATCTTCATGCGCGACGAAACCGGCGCCACGTATGAAATCACCGCCACCGCGATCGCTCAGGTGCCGCTGGTGAAGAAGGGACTCTTCCTCCAGGAGACGCACGCCCGTTTCGAGACGGTCCTCGACGGGGTCCCCCGTCGTGGGCACGGGGTTCTCGAGCATGCCTGGCACGCCGATCGCCGACAGATCGCACGCCGGATTCCCGACCTGGCGCGGGTGGTTGGTGCCGGACTGAAAGGGCGACTGCGATGA
- a CDS encoding SGNH/GDSL hydrolase family protein → MNLHARARRVGGLIASAVVASALMGAGPALATPGPTSAPTTSALTYVNLGDSYSAGSGVVPTAPGTLEQCAQSADNYSHLIAQRFGYHLTDVSCGGATTEDFFGVQYPGLHPQLDALGPGTDLVTFMIGGNDGMVFAGTVGKCLAAAATTLGRGSPCKDTYGDTIANEIRTQTFPKLVKAMRAIRSKAPHARIAVIGYPWIMPATYEPCPAFPVAAGDVAYTYDIEATLNDAIRRAAAETGVTFVDATTPSVGHDSCKPVGTRWIEPILTTQQIVPVHPNALGERELASITAGALGLGR, encoded by the coding sequence GTGAACCTGCATGCACGCGCACGCAGGGTCGGGGGCCTCATCGCATCCGCCGTCGTCGCTTCCGCGTTGATGGGCGCCGGACCTGCCCTCGCCACCCCTGGACCGACCTCTGCGCCGACCACCTCTGCGCTGACCTACGTGAATCTCGGCGACAGTTATTCGGCCGGTTCCGGTGTCGTGCCGACGGCACCGGGCACCCTCGAGCAATGCGCACAATCGGCGGACAACTACTCGCACCTCATCGCGCAGCGGTTCGGCTATCACCTCACCGACGTCAGTTGCGGCGGCGCGACCACCGAGGATTTCTTCGGGGTGCAATACCCGGGCCTTCATCCACAACTCGACGCCCTCGGCCCCGGCACCGACCTGGTCACCTTCATGATCGGTGGCAACGACGGAATGGTCTTCGCCGGGACCGTGGGCAAGTGCCTGGCAGCCGCCGCGACCACCCTGGGCCGCGGCTCACCGTGTAAGGACACCTACGGCGACACCATCGCGAATGAGATTCGGACACAAACCTTTCCGAAGCTGGTGAAGGCCATGAGAGCGATACGCAGCAAGGCACCGCACGCTCGCATCGCGGTGATCGGCTATCCGTGGATCATGCCGGCGACCTACGAGCCCTGTCCCGCATTTCCGGTCGCCGCAGGCGATGTCGCCTACACCTACGACATCGAGGCAACGCTCAACGACGCGATTCGACGCGCCGCCGCCGAGACCGGTGTGACCTTCGTCGACGCCACCACCCCGTCGGTCGGCCACGACAGTTGCAAGCCGGTCGGGACCCGCTGGATCGAACCGATCCTGACCACCCAGCAAATCGTTCCGGTCCATCCGAATGCGTTGGGCGAGCGGGAGTTGGCCTCGATCACTGCCGGTGCGCTGGGTCTGGGGCGCTGA